GATTTCGTGGCGTTCGACCATTTTGCAAAGTTTTCCGTCCTTCAACAATGCGAAAGATGGGGATGATGGCGGATAGCCTGTAAAATAGCTTCTTGCCTTTTCTGTTGCTTCCTTATCCTGGCCTGCGAAAACAGTTACAAGGTGGTCAGGGCGCTTATCATAATGAACTGCATGTGCTGCTGCAGGACGGGCAATGCCTCCGGCGCAACCGCAAACTGAGTTAACCATTACAAGGGTTGTTCCTTCTTTAGCCAAAGCCTGTTCTACTTCCTCACTGGAAGTTAATTCTGTATATCCAGCTGCCACGATTTCCTGGCGTGCCTGGCGGACTACATCATTCATGAAAAAATTGAAATCCATGCTCATCGATACATCTCTCCTCTGCTGAATAATAACTAGTACATAAATATATGATACCAATTAAAATAAATTTTTCAAAGTATGTTTAACTCCCACGGATTCCGGGAAAGGTAACAATACAGCTAGATCCATACCCCTAAACTCCCTAGATGAAGGACAACAGAACATTCTGTTGTCCGCTTTTTTTATGCTCTTTTCATATTCGATGAGAAAACAGCCTTGTTTAACAGACTAAAAGCTGCCCAAAATTGGACAGCTTATTTTTTTGCCTCAAAAAATGCTTTGAATAATTCCTCGACTCCGGATGCGACTGGCCTGCTTCCTGAGATGACTTCATTTTCCACCTTGGGAAGCAGGTGTTTAACTTGCCGGTGATGAAAGAAACTTGCCTGAAGCTGATCGACGATCATATCATTCAGCCATTGTTTTGTCTGGAGTCGCCTTCTTTCGTCAAAGATCCCGCTATTCTTGGTAAAACTCTCAAAGGCTCTGATTGTTTCCCAGATTTCTTCAATTCCCTTTTCCTGTACCGCTGAGCTGGTCAGGGCCGCTGTCTGCCAGCCTTTTGTCGCAGGCTGCAGGAAATGCAAGATCCGGTTGTACTCTTCTTTGGTCTTCTTCGCTGTTTGTTCATTAGGACCGTCTGCCTTATTCACAATGACAGCATCCGCAAGCTCCATGATTCCTTTTTTCATTCCCTGCAGTTCATCTCCGGCACCTGTCAGGACGAGAAGCATGAAAAAATCGACCATATCTCTGACAATGACCTCACTTTGGCCGACTCCCACTGTCTCAACCAGGATGATATCAAAGCCAGCTGCTTCACATAACAGCATTGTTTCCCGCGTTTTGCGGTGGACACCTCCAAGTTTTCCTCCAGAAGGTGATGGCCGGATGAACGCCCTCGGATTCCTAGCAAGCTTTTCCATCCTTGTCTTATCCCCGAGGATACTGCCGCCAGTCAGGCTTGAGGTAGGATCAACCGCAAGGACCGCAACTTTATGACCCAATCCGCACAAATAGCTGCCAAAGCTCTCAATGAACGTACTCTTGCCCGCTCCTGGCACACCTGTGATTCCAACCCGGATGGAGCGACCTGATTCAGGCAGAAGCTTCTGCAAAAGAGTTTGGGCCGTTTGAAAGTCATGCTCCGCATTGCTTTCAATCAATGTGATTCCTTTGGCCAGCGCTGTCCTGCCTCCCGCCTTGATGTCTTCAGCTAGTGAAACTGGATCAATCCTTGGTACATTCTTTTTCTTGACGAAACGCCCGGATTTCGCTGCGGGCCTTTCGGTATTTCCAGCTGAGACTCCAGGCTTCACAACGCTGGAAAACGAATCTGCCTTGTCGGGGTCGAACCATTCTGGCTTTTTTTCATCAGTCATTAACTAGACACTTCCTCATAGCCCAGTCGCTCATAAATCGTCCGTAAAACCTTCTGCGCCGCAACAGGGATGACCGTTCCAGGTCCAAAGATCGCGCTCGCCCCATTTTCGTAAAGGAATTGATAATCCTGAGCTGGGATCACGCCCCCGACAATGACGACAATATCCTCGCGGCCTAACTTTTTCAATTCCTTCACAAGCAGAGGCAATAATGTTTTATGTCCAGCCGCCAAAGAGCTGATTCCAATGGCATGGACATCATTCTCGACTGCCTGGATCGCTGTTTCTTCAGGCGTTTGGAAAAGCGGGCCAATATCCACGTCAAAACCTAAATCCGCAAAAGCCGTTGATATGACCTTTGCTCCTCGGTCATGCCCATCCTGCCCCATTTTCGCAATCATGATACGAGGTCTGCGTCCTTCATTTTCAAGGAACTCCTGGGTCATTTGCTGTACCTCGGCAATTTCTTCACCATTTGTGAAGGCTGAGCTGTAGACTCCGCTGACTGAACGAATGACCGCTTTATGTCTGCCGGCAGCCTTTTCGATTGCGTCGGAAATTTCTCCAAGTGTTGCTCTGGCGCGAGCAGCCCTTACTGCAAACTCCAGAAGATTGCCTTCTCCAGTTTCAGCCACCCTTGCTAATTCATTTAGAGCTGACTCGGCTTTTTCATCATCACGGTTTTCTTTCAACTGTTTGAGCCTTTCAATCTGTTTCGCTCGAACGGCTGTATTATCGATATCCAGGATTTCCAGTGGATCCTCCTGGTCCAGCTTGAATTTATTCACGCCGATGATTGTTTCTTTTCCAGAGTCAATTTGGGCCTGGCGTCTTGCTGCTGCTTCTTCAATCCGCATTTTTGGCAGTCCGGTTTCAATTGCTTTCGCCATCCCTCCAAGACTTTCGATTTCTTCAATATGCTCCCAGGCACGCTCAATCAGTGCATTTGTCAAACTCTCAACATAGTAACTGCCTGCCCATGGATCAATGACCTTCGTAATCCCGGTTTCTTCCTGAAGGAATAGTTGAGTATTACGTGCAATGCGTGCTGAGAAATCCGTCGGCAGCGCAATTGCTTCATCAAGAGCATTGGTATGCAGCGATTGAGTGTGGCCCATTGCCGCTGCATGTGCTTCTACCAATGTCCGTATAACATTATTATAAGGGTCCTGTTCTGTAAGACTCCAACCCGATGTTTGGGAGTGAGTCCTCAAGGCCATCGACTTTTCATTCTTCGGATGGAATGTCTTGATCATTTTTGCCCAGATAAAGCGGGCAGCCCTCATCTTGGCAATCTCCATGAAATAATTCATTCCGATCGCCCAGAAAAAGCTTAGCCTTGGTGCGAATGAATCAATATCTATTCCAGCCTTAAGGCCTGTCCTCACATATTCAAGCCCGTCGGCGAGCGTATACGCCAATTCGATATCCGCAGGAGCACCGGCTTCCTGCATATGATAGCCTGAAATACTGATTGAATTGAATTTTGGCATATATTTTGAAGTGTATTCAAAAATATCGGCTATGATTTTCATCGACATTTCAGGCGGGTAAATGTATGTGTTCCTGACCATATACTCTTTCAGGATATCATTTTGAATCGTCCCGGATAATTGGTCCTGTGTCACACCTTGTTCCTCGGCAGTCACGATGAAAAACGCCATGATGGGCAGCACAGCACCATTCATTGTCATGGACACGGACATCTGGTCAAGCGGGATACCGTCGAACAGGACCTTCATATCCAATATCGAATCAATTGCTACACCAGCTTTTCCTACATCACCCTCAACCCGGGGATGATCGGAATCATAACCTCGGTGTGTAGCCAAATCAAAGGCAACAGACAAACCTTTTTGTCCCATTGCGAGGTTGCGCCTGTAAAACGCATTGCTTTCTTCCGCAGTGGAAAAGCCTGCATACTGCCTTACCGTCCATGGACGGTTAACATACATCGCTGGATATGGTCCCCTTGAAAAAGGAGGCAGGCCCGGCATTCCATCCATATGTTCCGAAGATGTTACATCTTCTTTTGTATACACTGGCTTAACCTTGATTTGCTCATTTGTTTCAAATAAAAGATCATCGATTTTCTGCTGTACCTGCCGATCTACTTGCTCCTTGCTGGCTTCCTTTTCCTCAGCAAACAAACGGACTTTCTTAAAATCAGGCTTTTGCACTTTATTCCACCTCCATATCCTTAAGCATTGATGATAGAGTTTGTAATGCATTGCTTCTTACATGTAAAAACTCCTGGATTCCTGCAGTTCTCCATTCACTTTGATGTTCGTCAGGGATGCCTGCCAGGTAAAGTTTGACATCATGCTCTCTCTTAATGTCCTTTGCAAGCTCAGGCCCAAAAGAATGATAGGAAGACTGATCGCCGCAAATAACAAACTGTTTTGCTTCTGATGAGTTTATGAACTCAATAGCTGCTGAAATGGAGTCCACTTCTCCGCTCCTAACAGCATGAATCCCTCCAGCTGATAATAATCCGGAAATGAAATCTGCTCTTGCCTTATGCTTCTTCAACTCACCCAGGCAAATCAAGCCGACCCTGGGTTGAACACCTTGGTTTTCCAGCTTCTTTGCCCTGAACCTCAATTCCTCATAAGGCTCTGCTAATCTTTTTAATTGCAAGGATGCGAAGCTTGATTCCACTTCTTTAAAACTCTCTAATAGAGAACTGCCAGACTTGATTTTGGTGATAGCAGAGTCAAGGGAGTCTATCATATAATTACTTTTTTTCTCCTCTACTGAAGGCTCAGCGACATCATCAGAAAGATTGGCATAAACATTCGTTCCAATGATGCTTTTTTTACGTGTAGCAATGTCCTGTTCACGAGCTTCCGCAGTAAGCGAAATCTGCTCCTGAAGCCAGCCTGATTTCAGCGTTTCATATATTCCGCCCCTGCTGTCCATTTCAAGGAATAGTTCCCACGCCTTTTCAGCCAGTTCCTTTGTCAGTGATTCGACATACCATGAACCGCCTGCGGGATCGGCTACTTTTTCAAGATGCGCTTCAGATTTAAGCACCAGCTGCGTATTTCGGGCAACTCTTTCAGAAAAATGCTTCACAGTGCCTGCTGGTTCATCAAAGCTTCCAGTATGAAGGAACTGAATTCCTCCTAAGACGGCCGCAAAGGCTTCATTTCCAGTCCTAAGCATATTCACGTATGGATCGAAAATAGTTTTAGTAAAGTTTGAGGTTTCAGCGGATATGACCATTTTGCGCTCTTCCGGTTCTGCTCCGAACGCCTCTGCCGTTTTGCTCCACAGAAGCCTGGCCGCCCGAAGCTTGGCGGTTTCCATGAAGAAGTTTGAGCCTATCGCAAAGTGGAACACAACCTTTGATAACGCTTTCTTTAATTCCCACCCATTGTCCAGCAGCTTTTGGAGAAGGTACACTCCTGTGGCAACAGCGATCGCCAGCTCCTGCATAGCATTGGCACCGCTATTATGGTATGGAACACTATTGACGAGTACAGTCTTTACTCCAGGCAATTGCTGAGCTGCTTCTTCAAGCATCTTTGCCCAATCCCTAAAAAATTCATTTTCCTCATTTGGCATTCCGCCAAATAAGCTTGCCTGTGCAATTGGATCCGCCGCTACGAAACCAGAAGCCTCATCGGCAGTACCCGCTTCCTTGCTGGCAATTGACAGAGCTGCCAGCAATGGCGTCTGAAGCAATCCAGCATCCAAGCTGAAAGGGTACTTATTTTTAAAGGAAGAGAGAAGTGAAACCAATGCAGTATTATCGGAAAACAACTCTGGTTTCACGTCAAAAGAAATGGCTGTTTGTCCTTTTGATAGAGCGTACTCGAGTTTCTCTTTCAACTCACCGACATTGTTGTAAAATAGGCGGTTTGCTATATGCCAGGACTCGGACTGATATCCAAGAGAATGGATCCCTCTTCTATAATCCTCCTGACCAGGCAGATCCCCTGTCAGTTCATCCGGGAGATCTCCTTTTGTATAAAGCGGTTTAAGAGTAATATTTTCATATGTATTCGTATAAAGTGAATCAATCGGTTTGCCCTTCAATGAAGCTGCGGCTTTTTCCTGCCAATCTTCAAATGTTGCATCTTTGAACGAGGTCGCTTTCATATTTTCAATCGTCATAAACCTTACTGTCCATGATTCAGACAGCTTTCCCCCCTTCACCTTAATTGTAGTAAAATTCTAATTTTTATACTCTTCTATATTTTAGTATACGATTCCTTTTCTAGCAACGAAGGACATTTTTATGTGGCCAATCCAAAAATTAAAACGCCCAGGTTCACCTGGGCGTTCTGCAAATTAATAGATGGATGTTGTCTCTTTTGATGTATTCTCAAGGATTTCCTTAACCCTTGCAAGGAAACGGCCGCAAACAAGGCCATCCAGTACACGGTGATCAAGTGACAGACAGAGGTTCACCATATCACGGACAGCAATCATGCCGTTGTTCATGACGACAGGACGCTTAACGATTGATTCCACCTGAAGAATCGCTGCTTGCGGATAATTGATGATTCCCATGGATTGAACGGATCCGAAAGAACCAGTGTTGTTGACAGTGAAGGTTCCGCCTTGCATATCCTCGGAACGAAGCTTGCCTGTGCGTACCTTTTGAGCAAGCTCATTGATTTCACGGCCAATGCCTTTGATTGTTTTTTCATCTGCATTCTTGATGACAGGCACGAAAAGTGCATCATCAGTAGCCACTGCAATGGAGATATTGATATCCTTTTTCTGGATGATCTTATCGCCAGCCCACATGGAATTGATTTGCGGGAATTCCTTCAATGCCTGAGAAACTGCCTTCACAAAGAAAGCAAAGAAAGTAAGGTTGAAGCCTTCTTTTTTCTTGAAGTCATCCTTAAGCCCATTTCTGTACTCTACAAGATTCGTAACATCCACTTCAACCATCGTCCATGCATGCGGCGCTTCATGTTTGCTGCGAAGCATGTTAGCGGCAATCGCCTTGCGGACACCCGTTACAGGAATCTCAATGTCTCCGGCAGCAACCGGTATTGAAGGTGCTGGAGCTGCAGGCTGGGAAGGCGCTGCTGTTTGAGCTTGTGTTTCAGGCTGTGAAGCGGCCGGCTGATTTTGTGCCGTTTCTTTCACTTCTTCTTTTTGGCTTGAAGGTTGTGGGATATTGCCGGATTCAATGATTTGCTTAAGATCTTTGCGTGTAATCCTTCCACCCGCTCCAGTTCCCTTTACCAGGGTCAGGTCGATATTATTTTCCTGTGCCAGCTTCAATACTGCAGGTGAATATCTAGCCTTGTTTCCTTCTTCAGCTGCTGGTGCAGGTGCTGCACTTGCACTTGCTGAAGAAGCAGAATTTGAAGCAGCAGCATCAGCGGCAGGTGCTTCATCAGACGATCCGCCTTCAATTTCAATGGTGCAGATGATTTCACCAACTGCCAGTGTGTCCCCTTCACCAGCAATCAGTTCTTTGATTGTACCTGAAAATGAAGATGGTACTTCAGCATTTACTTTGTCGGTCATGACTTCTGCAAGTGGATCGTATTTATTTACTTTGTCACCAACGGAAACCAGCCACTTGCTGATTGTTCCCTCAGTTACACTCTCACCTAATTGAGGCATTTTAATTTGTTCGATTGCCACAGATTGACCCTCCTTCTCCAATCATTCTATTTCCAACATGAATATATTAAAATTCAGCAAGTTCTCTCATTGCTTTTTCAACTTTATCAGGATTGATCATAAAGTATTTCTCCATTGTTGGAGCATAAGGCATAGCTGGTACATCCGGTCCTGCCAGTCTCTTGATTGGTGCATCCAATTCAAATAAGCAATGCTCAGCAATAATTGCAGACACTTCACTCATGATGCTTCCTTCTTTATTGTCTTCCGTTACGAGAAGAACCTTTCCTGTCTTCGAAGCAGCCTCGATGATTGCTTCCTTATCCAGTGGGTATACCGTACGTAAATCAAGAATGTGAGCAGAAATGCCATCCTTTGCAAGCCTTTCAGCTGCCTGCAGCGCAAAGTGGACTGCAAGGCCGTAAGTGATGACCGTGATATCTTCACCTTCACGCTTCACATCTGCTTTGCCAATTGGAAGTACATAATCATCCTCAGGGACTTCTCCCTTGATCAATCGGTAAGCACGCTTATGCTCGAAGAATAATACAGGATCTTCATCACGGATCGCCGCTTTCAATAATCCTTTTACATCATAAGGAGTCGAAGGCATGACGATTTTCAAGCCAGGCTGGTTCGCGAAAACCGCCTCAACCGACTGTGAGTGGTAAAGCGCACCGTGTACACCGCCGCCATAAGGAGCGCGGATAACCATCGGACAGCTCCAGTCATTATTCGAACGGTAACGGATCCTTGCCGCTTCAGAAATGATCTGGTTGACTGCAGGCATGATGAAATCTGCGAATTGCATTTCAGCGATAGGGCGCATTCCGTACATTGCAGCACCGATCCCGACACCTGCAATAGCCGATTCTGCCAACGGCGCATCGATTACCCGATCTTCACCGAACTTTTCGTACAAGCCCTGTGTCGCTTTGAATACTCCACCTTTTTTACCTACGTCTTCACCGAGGACAAAAACTCTCGGATCTCTTTCCATCTCTTCTTTGATTGCCAATGTCACTGCATCTATATAAGAAATTACCGCCATTTTCGTTCCCCCTTACTCTTCAGCATATACGTATTTCAGAGCATGTTCAGGCTCCGCATACGGTGCATTTTCAGCATAATCAGTTGCTTCATTAACCAGCTTCATGATTCGATCGTTGATTTCCTTTTCAGTTTCATCATTCATGATGCCGTTTTCCTTTAAATAAGCGCCGAAGGTAATGATCGGGTCCTTCGTCTTAGCCTGCGCAACCTCATCTGGCGCACGGTAGCTTCTGTCGTCATCATCTGATGAGTGTGGAGTCAGGCGGTAGGATACAGCTTCGACAAGGGTCGGCCCTTCACCAAGGCGTCCTCGGTCAGCTGCTTCCTTGACCACTTTATAAACTTCTAAAGGATCATTTCCATCGACTGTGACACCTGGCATACCATATCCGATCGCACGGTCTGAAACCTTTTCAGCTGCAACCTGTCTTTCGTAAGGTATTGAAATCGCATATTTATTGTTCTCAACCATGAAAATGACAGGAAGTTTATGGACTCCCGCAAAATTGGCACCCTCGTGGAAATCACCCTGGTTGGAAGATCCTTCTCCAAATGTAACGAATGTTACCAGGTCCTTTTTCTCCATTTTACCAGCAAGAGCGATACCGACCGCGTGAGGAACCTGAGTGGTAACAGGTGAAGATCCTGTCACGATCCTATTCTTCTTTTGCCCAAAGTGTCCAGGCATCTGGCGTCCGCCAGAGTTAGGGTCTTCCGCTTTGGCAAAACCAGAAAGCATCAGGTCTTTTGCAGTCATGCCAAAAGTTAAGACCACTCCCATATCACGATAGTAAGGAAGCACATAATCTTTTTCACGATCCAGAGCAAAAGCAGCTCCTACCTGTGCCGCTTCCTGTCCCTGACAGGAAATAACGAACGGAATTTTCCCGGCACGGTTCAACAGCCACATCCGCTCATCAAGCCGGCGGGCCAACAGCATTGTTTCATACATTTCCATAACTTTTTCATCACTTAAGCCAAGTGCAGCGTGACGGTTTTCTGCCATCTTTATACCTCCCAATTGTTCGTACAAGGCCCTTTTTCCAGGGAAAAAGAGCTCTTGTTCAAAATTTATATTAAGAATGTATTGCTTTACCATCCACAGCCAGGGCAGCTTCGCCGATGGCCTCTGATAATGTCGGGTGCGGATGGATGGTATGGGCAACTTCCCATGGTGTTGCATCTAAAACTTTTGCAAGTCCTGCTTCGGAAATCATATCGGTTACATGCGGCCCAATCATATGGACACCTAGAATATCATTGGTTTCCTTGTCAGCAACGATTTTTACAAATCCGTCTGACTCACCATAGACAAGCGCCTTGCCGATTGCTTTGAAAGAGAACTTCCCTGTCTTTACATCATGGCCCTTCTCTTTTGCTTCATCTTCGGTCAAACCGACGCTTGCAGCCTCAGGAGAGCTATAGATGCATTTGGAGACAAGCGTATAATCAATTGGATGCGGATTTTCACCAGCGATATGTTCCACAGCGACGATTCCTTCATGGGACGCAACATGAGCAAGCTGCAAGCCGCCGATTACATCACCAATAGCATAGATATGGGATTCTTTTGTCTGGAAATACTCGTTCGTCTGGATGAAGCCTCTTTCCAGCTGAATTTCTGTATTCTCAAGTCCAATTCCTTCAACATTAGCCTGGCGTCCAACAGAGACTAGCAATTTTTCAGCAGTGAATTCTTTTGTTTCACCTTTGACCTCTGCGCTGATCGTGACTCCATCACCTTTTTGAAGTGTCTCAGATAAGACTTTTGCACTTGTGATGATCTTCACGCCTTTTTTCTTCATCGCACGCTGCATCTCTCTTGAAACTTCCTTGTCTTCAGTCGGAACGATACGGTCCGCATATTCAATGACCGTAACCTGAGTTCCAAAATCAGCAAGCATGGACGCCCATTCAATCCCGATTACGCCACCGCCGACGATGATGATTGACTTTGGCAGTTCCTCCATGACAAGTGCTTCATCGGATGTCATCACATATTGCCCGTCAGCTTCTAGCCCTGGCAAAGTTCTTGGTCTTGAACCTGTCGCAACGATGACATTCTTAGGGATCAGCATTTCATTTTCCTCACCATTGTTCATCTCAACAGAAATGGTTCCTGGCATTGGAGAGAAAATGGACGGACCTAAGATCCTTCCCAGTCCCTCGTATACATCGATCTTGCCCTGTTTCATCAGGTGCTGTACACCACGGTGCAGCTGTTCGACGATTTTTTCCTTTCTTTCCTGTACCTTTACGAAATTGACGCCTACTTCACCTGTCGTCACGCCAAATTCTTCACTTTTCTTGGCGGTCGCGTATACTTCAGCACTGCGGAGCAATGCCTTGCTCGGGATACAGCCCTTATGCAGGCATGTCCCACCTAGCTTTCCTTTTTCAACGATGGCAGTCTTCAAGCCAAGCTGTGAAGCCCTGATTGCTGCAACGTAACCGCCTGTACCGCCTCCGAGAATGACCAAATCATATTCTTGAGCCATCTCAATCCCTCCTCTATCTATGGTTTTTCATATTTACTTGACTTACCATTTTGCCAGCCTACCTGCCTGGATATTCTTTTACTTCTTCTTCGCCGCGAAGAATGCGAAGAGCTCCTTCGGCGAGTGCCTGCAGTTCGTTCTCACCAGGGTGGACAATGACATCCGCAATCCAGTTGATTCTTTCAGAGATTGCCTGGACGAACTCTTTTCCATACGCAAGACCGCCTGTAAGGACAATCGCATCAACTTTCCCAGCAAGGACGGCACTTGCAGAACCGATTTCCTTTGCTACCTGGTAAGCCATCGCATCATAAACAAGCTTTGCATTCTTATTTCCCTGTTTGATCATTTTTTCGACCTTCACTGCATCATTCGTTCCAAGGTATCCAACAAGGCCACCCTGTCCGACGAGTTTCTTCATGATTTCTTCCCGGAAGTAATCACCAGAAAAACATAGTTCCACAAGGTCGCCTGCCGGTACTGTCCCTGCACGTTCCGGGCTGAAAGGACCATCACCATGCAAGCCGTTATTCACATCGACAACCCTTCCCATTTTGTGGGCGCCTACAGTGATCCCGCCTCCAAGATGAGTAATGATCAGGTTCAGCTCTTCATATTTCTTGCCGAGCTCTTTTGAAACCCTGCGCGCAACAGCTTTTTGGTTCAATGCATGGAAAATGCTTTTTCGTTCAATAAGTGAGAATCCTGATACCCGGGCAACGGGATCAAGCTCATCCACCACGACTGGGTCGACAATAAAGGAAGGAATGTTTAAACCTGAGGCGATTTCATATGCAAGAATACCTCCCAGGTTTGAAGCATGCTGGCCAGAATAACCTGCACGCAAGTCTGCGAGCATATTATTGTTCACTGCATATGTTCCGCCCTCGATAGGCCGCAAAAGCCCGCCGCGCCCACAAACAGCACTTAATTTTGAAATGTTGATCCCTTCTGTATCAAGCGTTTCAAGTATCGTATTCTTCCTGAATTCGTATTGGTCGATGATGGTTTCGTAGGAGTTGATGACAGTTGAATCATGACGGATCGTTTTTTCAAAAACCGAAACCTCATTGTCAAAGACTCCAATTTTCGTTGATGTAGATCCTGGATTGATGACTAGAATCCGATGTTCTGTTTGTTGCACAGTTAAACCTCCAATTAGCTTGCGGAACGACAAAGATCCACAATACGTCAGTAGCATATAGGAAACAGCAGAGGCGCCGAAACAAATATTCAGCGCTCTCTGCGGAAGCCTTGTTAAGGCTGTTTACAATAAATCGTTGCCATAAAGTCTTCTTCGTACCCGAAAACCATTGTCTAATCAGCAACTAAGTTAATGAACAGAACCTGTATTAGCGGCGGCTTAGGATATGATGGCCGTTTTGCAGGAATTGGCTACGAGAATTGCGCATTCTTTCAATTCTCTCTTCTGCCATTCGGTCAGCCGCTTTATAGGTAGGGATACCATCCCTTTTAGCAATCTCGATCACTTTTTCAATATTGTTGTAAATGGTTTCAACCTTTTTCATTGCTCTTTCTGCATTATAACCGTAAAGCTCATCCGCAACGTTGATTACGCCGCCAGCATTGATGACATAATCAGGTGCGTAAACAATGCCCATTTCGTGGATAATATCGCCATGTTTTGGA
The window above is part of the Mesobacillus jeotgali genome. Proteins encoded here:
- the lpdA gene encoding dihydrolipoyl dehydrogenase; protein product: MAQEYDLVILGGGTGGYVAAIRASQLGLKTAIVEKGKLGGTCLHKGCIPSKALLRSAEVYATAKKSEEFGVTTGEVGVNFVKVQERKEKIVEQLHRGVQHLMKQGKIDVYEGLGRILGPSIFSPMPGTISVEMNNGEENEMLIPKNVIVATGSRPRTLPGLEADGQYVMTSDEALVMEELPKSIIIVGGGVIGIEWASMLADFGTQVTVIEYADRIVPTEDKEVSREMQRAMKKKGVKIITSAKVLSETLQKGDGVTISAEVKGETKEFTAEKLLVSVGRQANVEGIGLENTEIQLERGFIQTNEYFQTKESHIYAIGDVIGGLQLAHVASHEGIVAVEHIAGENPHPIDYTLVSKCIYSSPEAASVGLTEDEAKEKGHDVKTGKFSFKAIGKALVYGESDGFVKIVADKETNDILGVHMIGPHVTDMISEAGLAKVLDATPWEVAHTIHPHPTLSEAIGEAALAVDGKAIHS
- the buk gene encoding butyrate kinase; the encoded protein is MQQTEHRILVINPGSTSTKIGVFDNEVSVFEKTIRHDSTVINSYETIIDQYEFRKNTILETLDTEGINISKLSAVCGRGGLLRPIEGGTYAVNNNMLADLRAGYSGQHASNLGGILAYEIASGLNIPSFIVDPVVVDELDPVARVSGFSLIERKSIFHALNQKAVARRVSKELGKKYEELNLIITHLGGGITVGAHKMGRVVDVNNGLHGDGPFSPERAGTVPAGDLVELCFSGDYFREEIMKKLVGQGGLVGYLGTNDAVKVEKMIKQGNKNAKLVYDAMAYQVAKEIGSASAVLAGKVDAIVLTGGLAYGKEFVQAISERINWIADVIVHPGENELQALAEGALRILRGEEEVKEYPGR